One Spea bombifrons isolate aSpeBom1 chromosome 1, aSpeBom1.2.pri, whole genome shotgun sequence DNA window includes the following coding sequences:
- the STOX2 gene encoding storkhead-box protein 2 isoform X2: protein MLRSGDVSPISMSPISQSQFIPLGEILCLAISAMNSARKPVTQEALMEHLTTCFPGVPTPSPEILRHTLNMLVRERKIYPTPDGYFIVTPQTYFITPSLIRTNSKWYHLDERIPDRSQCTSPQPGAITPSPSGCVRDRTLSKNHCDSCHCCRDDMHSIHASTLQRKSAKDCKDSYCTPSMCQIPPTEKSKSTISYSYKTETLTKAKDGEKPSKKFGLKLFRLSFKKDKAKQLANFSAQFPPEEWPLRDEDTPNTIPREVEMEIIRRINPDLTVENVVRHTALMKKLEEEKSQRSKAGSSAHHSGRSRRSRTHRKTHGKSRSHSKNRASKGDPSDGSHLDLHGEREYEFYNPRNRSPREGCFIMERKGGENFVVHSNPNMIESHFPVTPEWDVSGELAKRRTEMPFPEPSRGSSHSKVHRSHSHTQDRRSRNERSNKAKERSRSMDNSKGPLSGASLGTPDDLGEGLSLDDKTPSQSFIDDGTLRPSHSLSHQRTLSYKDPCIELASGGADTPKSCSLIEQGKLPETLSSYNELNSCSKKNADDYFQCNTSSETILTAPSPLGKNKEDIDIPSLSEGLKRLSPSEKPQQHNAREQGEFKEESPKGTISGLSIAASGQTPEVIANGRLVPHHNAESSSLDKRKEIFSKDTLFKPLHNSLSVNSFHKSGVNLLKTHQKTSPETLPANIENFEQPITTSVTQNLAVSPRPQEPTGTQEATFDYYNVSEDDESEEGTQKTTEEEKNRDDVGTMQWLLQREKERDLQRKFEKNLTLLNPKETENSNSQRATHSARLDSMDSSSITVDSGFNSPRTRESLASNTSSIVESNRRQNPALSPAHGGAGPAFNFRTSAAETTTTDADKLQKPTNCLQASVTSV, encoded by the exons GTGTTCCAACCCCAAGCCCTGAAATCCTCCGGCACACACTGAACATGCTTGTGCGAGAGAGGAAAATCTACCCTACTCCCGATGGATACTTTATAGTTACTCCACAGACTTATTTCATAACTCCATCCCTTATAAGAACTAACAGTAAATGGTATCACTTGGATGAGAGGATACCTGACAGGTCTCAGTGTACCTCTCCACAACCAGGAGCTATAACACCTTCCCCTTCAGGATGTGTCAGGGATCGAACTCTCTCCAAAAACCACTGCGACTCCTGTCATTGCTGCAGAGACGATATGCATAGCATCCATGCGTCCACCCTACAAAGGAAATCGGCTAAAGACTGCAAAGACTCTTATTGCACCCCTTCCATGTGCCAGATACCCCCTACTGAGAAAAGCAAAAGTACCATAAGTTATTCTTATAAAACAGAAACCCTCACAAAAGCTAAAGATGGGGAAAAGCCATCTAAAAAATTTGGTCTGAAATTGTTTAGGCTAAGTTTTAAAAAGGATAAGGCCAAACAGCTGGCCAATTTTTCTGCCCAGTTCCCTCCAGAAGAATGGCCTTTAAGAGATGAGGACACCCCAAATACTATTCCTCGAGAAGTAGAGATGGAAATCATTAGACGAATCAACCCAGACTTGACAGTGGAAAATGTCGTAAGGCATACCGCACTTATGAAAAAActtgaagaagaaaaatctcAGAGGAGCAAAGCTGGGTCATCCGCTCATCATAGTGGCAGAAGTAGGAGGAGCAGGACTCACAGAAAAACTCATGGAAAATCTCGGTCGCACAGCAAGAATAGGGCTTCCAAAGGTGACCCCTCTGATGGTTCCCACTTGGACTTACATGGAGAAAGGGAGTATGAGTTCTATAACCCTCGGAACCGGTCACCCAGGGAGGGTTGTTTCATAATGGAACGCAAAGGGGGAGAGAATTTTGTTGTTCATAGCAATCCAAACATGATAGAGTCCCATTTTCCAGTTACACCAGAATGGGATGTATCTGGTGAACTGGCCAAAAGGAGAACTGAAATGCCTTTTCCTGAGCCTTCAAGAGGGAGCTCCCATTCCAAGGTTCATCGAAGCCACAGCCATACACAAGATAGAAGGTCAAGGAACGAAAGATCAAATAAAGCCAAGGAAAGATCAAGGTCAATGGACAATTCAAAGGGACCTCTAAGTGGTGCTTCTTTAGGTACACCGGATGACTTGGGCGAAGGCTTAAGCCTTGATGATAAGACACCAAGCCAGTCCTTTATTGATGATGGTACTTTACGACCATCTCATTCTCTAAGTCATCAAAGAACTCTTTCCTACAAAGACCCATGCATTGAATTAGCTAGTGGTGGTGCAGACACCCCCAAATCGTGTAGCCTAATAGAACAAGGTAAACTTCCAGAGACTTTATCCTCCTACAACGAACTAAATTCTTGCtccaaaaaaaatgctgatgACTATTTTCAGTGCAACACATCTAGCGAAACAATTCTCACTGCTCCATCCCCTTTAGGGAAGAACAAAGAGGATATTGACATACCAAGCCTTTCAGAGGGCTTGAAAAGGCTATCTCCTTCCGAGAAACCACAGCAACACAATGCGAGAGAACAAGGCGAATTCAAGGAAGAGTCACCGAAAGGTACAATTAGTGGTCTGTCAATTGCTGCTTCTGGTCAAACCCCAGAGGTGATTGCAAATGGACGATTGGTTCCCCATCACAATGCAGAATCAAGCAGCTTAGacaaaaggaaagaaatatTCAGTAAAGATACTCTGTTCAAACCTTTGCACAATAGCCTATCTGTGAACAGTTTTCATAAATCTGGTGTGAATTTGCTGAAAACGCACCAAAAGACTTCTCCAGAAACACTGCCAGCAAACATTGAGAACTTTGAGCAACCAATTACCACCTCAGTTACCCAAAACCTTGCGGTCTCACCGAGGCCACAGGAGCCAACAGGAACCCAAGAAGCCACTTTCGATTATTACAATGTCTCTGAAGACGATGAATCAGAGGAAGGGACACAAAAGACAACAGAGGAAGAAAAGAACAGAGATGATGTGGGTACAATGCAGTGGCTGTTGCAGAGGGAGAAGGAAAGAGATTTGCAAAGGAAGTTTGAGAAGAACCTCACTCTTTTGAACCCAAAGGAAACCGAAAACAGCAACAGCCAGAGAGCCACACATTCGGCTCGTCTGGACAGCATGGACAGTAGCAGCATCACTGTAGACAGCGGATTTAACTCTCCACG TACCCGCGAAAGCCTGGCTTCCAATACTTCAAGTATTGTTGAAAGTAACAGACGTCAGAACCCAGCTCTTAGTCCTGCTCACGGAGGCGCCGGTCCAGCATTTAACTTCCGAACATCTGCTGCAGAAACGACGACAACCGATGCTGATAAATTACAGAAACCCACTAACTGTTTGCAAGCCTCTGTAACTAGTGTTTGA